One Aneurinibacillus migulanus genomic region harbors:
- a CDS encoding DUF418 domain-containing protein, whose amino-acid sequence MITLDIIRGFALLGIFLVNMPTFHSPDFIRQLYDLPQDLSSVDKVVSLFFNLFIQTKFYTIFSFLFGLGFYVFMNRAEQKGLKVYRLFSRRLLILFLFGLLHLIFLWYGDILHAYAIVGFALLLFYKRSNKVILGWAFGLLFVFYCIPIAQLLFESPSYITEKQTAGITKLNEAVKIYQDATYVDWLAYRVKTEVAFVLESSPIMVFVVLPMFLFGLYAGQKGIFQQPAEHTTFVRRVWSFSLLLSVPLTMFVACLELGLLSFGIRQSIVSQLFVSLSGLTLCFFYISSLILLVQKDRWQKRLRIFSFTGQMALTNYVMQTMVSLLIIFTFHLFNNISLAVGFLLCLVIYLFQAIFSFFWLKRYKFGPLEWLWRSLTYGYVQPIKHKQSPF is encoded by the coding sequence ATGATTACACTTGATATTATTCGTGGCTTTGCCCTACTTGGCATCTTCTTGGTGAATATGCCTACGTTTCATTCACCCGATTTTATTCGTCAGTTGTATGACCTTCCACAAGATTTATCATCTGTTGATAAAGTAGTGAGCCTATTTTTCAACTTATTTATTCAAACAAAGTTTTATACTATTTTTTCGTTTTTATTTGGATTAGGATTTTATGTCTTTATGAATAGAGCTGAACAAAAAGGGTTGAAAGTGTACCGGCTCTTTTCTCGAAGGTTGCTCATATTGTTTCTTTTCGGTTTGCTTCACCTTATTTTTCTATGGTACGGAGATATTCTCCATGCTTATGCCATTGTAGGCTTTGCTTTGCTGTTGTTTTATAAACGGAGTAATAAAGTAATCCTGGGCTGGGCGTTCGGGCTTCTTTTCGTATTTTATTGTATTCCAATTGCACAATTATTATTTGAATCTCCTTCTTATATTACAGAAAAGCAGACCGCTGGTATAACAAAACTAAACGAAGCTGTGAAAATATATCAGGATGCTACTTATGTAGATTGGTTGGCTTACCGAGTCAAAACAGAAGTTGCCTTCGTTCTTGAGAGTAGCCCGATTATGGTTTTTGTGGTGTTACCTATGTTTTTGTTTGGTTTGTATGCAGGACAAAAGGGGATATTTCAACAACCCGCTGAACATACTACCTTTGTTAGACGAGTTTGGAGCTTCAGCTTGCTTCTTAGTGTGCCGTTGACCATGTTTGTAGCTTGCCTTGAACTTGGATTGCTGTCTTTTGGAATACGCCAGTCGATTGTAAGTCAGCTTTTTGTTAGTTTAAGTGGCCTAACTCTCTGTTTTTTTTACATTTCGTCACTTATATTACTAGTGCAAAAGGACAGGTGGCAGAAACGCCTTCGCATCTTTAGTTTTACTGGACAGATGGCGCTAACAAATTATGTGATGCAGACAATGGTTTCTCTTTTAATTATTTTTACCTTTCATTTGTTTAATAATATTAGTTTGGCAGTAGGTTTCCTGTTGTGCCTGGTTATTTATTTATTTCAAGCAATTTTTAGCTTCTTTTGGCTAAAAAGATATAAATTTGGTCCTTTAGAATGGCTCTGGCGCTCTTTAACCTATGGATATGTGCAGCCTATTAAGCATAAGCAATCTCCTTTTTAG
- a CDS encoding sensor histidine kinase: protein MDTKLKNKSIFVLWILLFTFGLSGIISGLCNGKDYIKKDYFQTQQFEGQLNQFVDYLKMFELTSINKEEIKKKITVTDEEIEEYRYRYGDLSTQVSNIKSQYSHKIQDALLGENKEVADTYIAERDKKIEDITNNFKSDEYVRAKIVKEKEQKINEYFREIENHRSNFVRYKALFKYYLKNTTTGEVYTNVNITSSDSIDKFINNKNMVFIQSYPSPKYGYLSTEVQSNFGGYNDVITPLTEPGMSKFEGRIALPKAVSSENPILADYYDFQQKQKVFLIYTISGIIIFLLSIYLNRKTPVAQFIPTGKWQPYYNRIPIDIAVMLLAFMGILTLLFLTMNISLYLHQNLYIYVRNTLFSLIITALFVTLTFIQGRFLLERAKGLANLKIDWQKSLLYRAYQGIKGTFLIRSVGIQIFIILSIVFAFGVGTAIVLIESNFVIFYVPLFIMICIPTFIVIIKCTGYFNRIVTGTNELACGNSKPDIPVTGKSALAALAANINTLKHGITISQKERAKSERLKTELITNVSHDLRTPLTSIITYTELLKTSDLANEERTAYVEIIDRKSKRLKVLIDDLFEASKMASGNIELVEEKVDIVQLLQQALAEYNEIIEESTLQFRVTNPDTPVYAIVDGQKLWRVFDNLIGNVLKYSLENTRVYISVKKTNDKAVIIFKNVTKYELSEDIDELFERFKRSDTSRHTEGSGLGLAIAKSIIDLHEGSLDIEVDGDLFKVTVSLSTR, encoded by the coding sequence TTGGATACAAAATTGAAAAATAAGAGCATATTCGTCCTTTGGATTTTATTATTCACTTTCGGATTAAGCGGTATCATCTCAGGGCTATGTAACGGAAAAGACTATATAAAAAAAGATTATTTTCAAACTCAACAGTTTGAAGGTCAGCTAAATCAGTTTGTTGATTACCTAAAGATGTTTGAATTAACTAGTATAAATAAAGAAGAAATCAAAAAGAAGATTACTGTTACAGATGAGGAAATTGAAGAATACCGTTACCGTTATGGAGATTTATCAACACAAGTTTCAAATATAAAAAGCCAATATAGCCATAAAATTCAAGATGCACTGTTAGGAGAAAATAAAGAAGTCGCTGATACTTATATTGCTGAAAGAGACAAGAAAATTGAAGATATTACAAATAATTTTAAAAGCGACGAATATGTCCGAGCAAAAATCGTTAAAGAAAAAGAACAAAAGATTAACGAATATTTTCGCGAGATAGAAAATCACCGTTCAAACTTTGTGAGATACAAAGCGCTTTTTAAGTATTATTTAAAGAACACTACAACCGGAGAAGTTTATACGAATGTAAATATAACCAGTAGCGATTCAATAGATAAGTTTATAAACAATAAAAACATGGTATTTATTCAAAGCTACCCTTCGCCAAAGTATGGTTATCTTTCAACTGAGGTACAATCTAATTTTGGTGGCTATAATGATGTGATAACACCGTTAACAGAACCGGGAATGAGCAAGTTTGAGGGACGAATTGCGTTACCTAAAGCGGTATCTTCAGAAAATCCTATTCTGGCAGACTATTATGATTTTCAACAAAAACAAAAAGTCTTTCTTATCTACACCATCAGCGGTATTATCATTTTTCTGCTAAGTATTTATTTAAACAGAAAAACACCGGTCGCTCAATTTATTCCTACAGGGAAATGGCAGCCCTACTACAACCGTATTCCGATAGATATAGCAGTAATGCTTTTGGCGTTTATGGGAATTTTGACACTTTTGTTTCTCACAATGAATATTTCTCTGTACCTACATCAAAATTTATATATTTATGTTAGAAATACACTCTTTAGTTTAATTATTACAGCCCTTTTTGTTACGCTAACATTTATTCAAGGGAGGTTTTTGCTTGAGAGAGCAAAAGGATTAGCGAACTTAAAGATAGATTGGCAAAAGTCCCTACTATACAGAGCCTACCAGGGAATAAAGGGCACGTTTCTTATCCGGAGTGTTGGTATACAAATATTTATTATTTTATCCATTGTGTTTGCTTTTGGCGTTGGTACGGCAATTGTTCTTATAGAGTCCAATTTTGTCATTTTTTATGTTCCTTTATTTATTATGATATGTATTCCCACTTTTATCGTAATTATAAAGTGTACCGGCTACTTTAATCGTATTGTTACCGGCACGAACGAGTTAGCATGTGGAAATTCCAAGCCGGATATACCTGTGACAGGGAAATCGGCGTTAGCCGCCCTCGCAGCCAATATTAATACATTAAAGCATGGTATAACCATATCACAAAAGGAACGAGCGAAAAGTGAGCGATTAAAAACAGAGCTTATTACAAATGTAAGTCATGACTTGCGAACACCGTTAACTTCTATCATTACATACACAGAGCTTTTGAAGACATCCGATTTAGCAAACGAAGAGCGTACCGCATACGTTGAGATTATTGACCGTAAGTCTAAACGATTAAAAGTGCTCATTGATGACTTATTTGAAGCATCCAAAATGGCAAGCGGGAACATTGAGCTTGTAGAAGAAAAAGTAGATATCGTTCAACTTTTGCAGCAGGCACTTGCCGAATACAATGAAATAATCGAAGAGTCAACATTGCAGTTTCGGGTCACAAACCCTGATACGCCTGTTTATGCTATTGTAGATGGACAAAAACTGTGGCGGGTGTTTGACAACCTAATCGGCAACGTCCTCAAATACTCACTAGAAAATACTAGAGTATATATTTCAGTGAAAAAAACAAATGACAAAGCGGTAATTATTTTTAAAAATGTCACCAAGTACGAACTTAGCGAAGATATAGATGAACTATTTGAACGATTTAAACGTAGTGATACATCCCGTCATACAGAAGGCTCCGGACTTGGGCTTGCTATTGCTAAATCGATTATAGATCTTCACGAAGGTAGTTTAGACATTGAAGTAGATGGTGACTTATTCAAGGTAACCGTTTCATTGAGTACTAGATGA
- a CDS encoding GNAT family N-acetyltransferase — protein MTIMKPIMTVYRVMKGDRIISACLSCCVNEKDHEMSVETYDEEEMNKGLATLVCTAYLEHCIENEITPHWSTLETNAESNQLGKKLGFEFESKCKTLEFEF, from the coding sequence ATGACTATAATGAAACCGATTATGACAGTGTATCGTGTAATGAAAGGAGATAGAATAATCAGTGCCTGCTTATCCTGCTGTGTAAACGAAAAAGATCATGAGATGAGTGTGGAAACATACGATGAAGAAGAAATGAATAAAGGACTGGCAACGTTGGTATGCACAGCGTATTTGGAGCATTGTATTGAAAATGAGATCACACCGCACTGGTCAACGCTGGAAACGAATGCGGAGTCGAATCAATTAGGAAAAAAACTAGGGTTTGAGTTTGAGTCGAAGTGCAAGACACTTGAGTTCGAGTTTTAA
- a CDS encoding GNAT family N-acetyltransferase, with protein sequence MEMHVEIVNYHPDYAESIAEMWSRSQDAWGGGTSVRTGEQIRQEEENSDSLAVFLAVCDGQVVGYCSLSEYREDTGALYIQLLNVRPDYHGKKIGKMLVLRAVKETMDRGWPRLDLYTWEGNVKAVPLYKRCGFFWEDREDTTHFMNFIPQIVNCPALAPYFSDIDWYADFTRTIEVAPDGRVENNFHTYTYAWTKNGRELRVDVERRGRGIRLIETEDYILSATVEQAEPVFGKEYIVQYRVINKSGNPLKLDFQGVSDRNIVFDWRESVEVEGEQLLTARFFVGEIEEEQSEWQTCPTVRAHVAINGLQAVLKVGIVPKFPANLSMRVPDTMYALQGPYEFYLDVENNFLETASFSFELPSVPWLELEVREFTVQLGVKERASLAIPYRLLDYGFYRSQLQIQAILASGREITFSRIIGGGFSGPGAMCVGETGNTRVVMNGKHSLHYDKEDNQIYIRRSGRKEQCILMHPQIGKPYSGEFSKKKPEQWEWKQEGGAVGFKHTYRSGEYPQLLLHMHSLLYADGTVKLWQEVENDSGTNIPSKMWVSQRIYYDLYRSVLPYGGQFVEINDSHGNDYDYWDGGKVNEPWIFSRGEKEAFGICWSDTHSINLNDWNMELETHIGRVDAGETKRTGVIILSFGGFEDWKSFRNFALKRSIGEHPEQPVCHIELTANGGNPFVSPETGSIPIMLRDIKQNVWEGEVSVSYVGNFEPAETVTFSGNKEAKAYFMLPSPDRPIETIRVNACIGPLDETYHTSLFQVGSNSVKQRKNVESGFTVHEVDNGRIRIAAAAGYYPGLHSFTVDGREWLATGFPKYGPKSWWNPWIGGISDLLEGLGPLSVLKEECSASFVHLPDEKNNMWSGIKVSLNIQKHETYKGLTLNGYYLLLPGVPILAYFTEIRQETGMYLDGKQLMTEMFLHPGNGPDHGWLRTFNLEGEQLCYRLGNGELQVRETGGYTFGREEQKGIMHVVTDESVIQPSVYSNKEVSCLSFSHHLWLPNGTLNTLAPIFFVFTDDILPQGALKELRGLTFKNTKSLHTKKIIFS encoded by the coding sequence ATGGAAATGCATGTTGAAATTGTAAATTATCATCCTGATTATGCAGAAAGTATTGCAGAGATGTGGAGCAGAAGCCAGGATGCGTGGGGCGGTGGTACATCCGTTCGCACCGGGGAACAAATCCGTCAGGAGGAAGAGAACTCTGATTCGTTGGCCGTCTTTCTGGCTGTCTGCGATGGTCAGGTTGTCGGTTATTGCAGCCTAAGTGAATATCGGGAGGACACAGGAGCATTGTATATCCAGCTCTTGAACGTTCGTCCTGACTATCATGGTAAAAAGATCGGAAAAATGCTCGTGCTGCGGGCAGTGAAAGAGACTATGGACCGGGGGTGGCCACGCCTTGACCTGTATACGTGGGAAGGGAATGTCAAAGCAGTCCCGTTATACAAACGATGCGGTTTCTTTTGGGAAGACCGTGAGGATACGACGCACTTTATGAACTTCATCCCACAAATCGTTAATTGTCCAGCACTCGCACCCTATTTCTCGGATATCGATTGGTATGCTGATTTTACACGTACGATTGAAGTAGCGCCAGACGGTCGCGTGGAAAACAATTTCCATACGTATACATATGCATGGACTAAGAACGGACGTGAACTTCGCGTGGATGTTGAGCGTAGGGGAAGAGGCATCCGTCTAATTGAGACGGAAGATTATATATTATCCGCGACAGTAGAGCAGGCAGAACCTGTCTTTGGTAAAGAATATATCGTACAGTACCGCGTTATTAATAAATCGGGTAATCCGCTTAAGCTCGATTTTCAGGGCGTGTCGGACCGCAATATTGTATTCGACTGGCGAGAGTCCGTTGAGGTGGAAGGGGAACAATTGCTGACCGCCCGCTTCTTTGTTGGGGAGATCGAGGAAGAGCAGAGCGAGTGGCAGACTTGCCCAACCGTCCGTGCTCATGTAGCAATCAATGGTCTTCAGGCAGTACTGAAGGTCGGGATAGTGCCAAAATTCCCAGCCAATTTGTCGATGAGGGTGCCAGATACTATGTATGCTCTTCAAGGGCCGTATGAATTTTACCTCGATGTTGAAAATAATTTCCTTGAAACGGCTTCGTTCTCATTCGAGCTGCCTTCAGTACCATGGCTAGAATTGGAGGTACGTGAATTCACAGTACAGTTGGGAGTGAAGGAACGAGCATCTTTGGCGATTCCTTACAGGCTTTTGGATTACGGCTTCTATAGGTCACAACTTCAAATCCAGGCGATCCTAGCAAGCGGCCGGGAGATAACATTTTCTCGAATTATCGGTGGAGGATTCAGCGGACCAGGAGCTATGTGTGTTGGTGAAACCGGGAATACACGAGTGGTTATGAACGGCAAGCATAGCCTTCACTACGATAAGGAAGACAATCAGATCTATATCCGGCGCTCAGGCCGGAAGGAGCAGTGCATACTGATGCACCCGCAAATAGGCAAGCCGTACTCTGGCGAGTTCTCCAAAAAGAAGCCGGAACAGTGGGAGTGGAAGCAGGAGGGGGGAGCGGTTGGTTTCAAACATACATACCGTTCTGGTGAATATCCGCAATTACTCCTGCATATGCACTCGCTTCTGTACGCTGATGGCACGGTAAAGTTATGGCAGGAAGTAGAGAATGACTCGGGTACCAATATTCCTTCTAAAATGTGGGTCTCTCAGAGAATTTATTACGATTTGTACCGCTCTGTGCTTCCCTACGGGGGTCAGTTCGTAGAGATTAATGATTCTCATGGTAATGACTATGATTATTGGGATGGAGGCAAAGTAAACGAACCGTGGATATTCTCTCGTGGAGAGAAGGAGGCATTCGGCATTTGCTGGTCCGATACCCATTCCATAAATTTAAACGACTGGAATATGGAGCTAGAAACTCATATTGGAAGGGTGGATGCTGGCGAAACAAAGCGTACCGGTGTCATTATTCTATCGTTTGGCGGCTTCGAAGACTGGAAATCGTTCCGCAATTTTGCTTTGAAGCGCTCCATCGGTGAGCATCCAGAACAACCTGTATGTCATATAGAACTAACAGCCAATGGCGGCAATCCGTTCGTATCTCCGGAAACGGGCAGTATACCTATAATGCTACGCGATATAAAACAGAACGTATGGGAAGGAGAAGTATCCGTTTCATACGTAGGCAATTTCGAACCAGCAGAGACGGTGACCTTCTCGGGAAATAAAGAGGCGAAGGCTTACTTCATGCTCCCATCGCCTGATCGTCCTATCGAGACAATCCGGGTGAACGCCTGTATAGGCCCACTTGATGAAACATATCATACCTCATTATTTCAGGTTGGTTCAAATAGTGTAAAGCAAAGAAAGAATGTTGAATCCGGTTTTACTGTGCATGAGGTGGACAACGGACGAATCCGGATCGCTGCGGCTGCAGGTTATTACCCAGGTCTTCATTCCTTTACAGTGGACGGCCGGGAATGGCTGGCTACCGGTTTCCCAAAATATGGACCCAAGTCGTGGTGGAATCCCTGGATCGGCGGAATCTCGGATTTATTAGAGGGTTTGGGTCCACTATCTGTCCTGAAGGAGGAATGCTCAGCTTCCTTCGTCCATCTCCCTGACGAAAAAAATAACATGTGGTCCGGAATCAAGGTTAGCTTGAACATACAGAAGCACGAGACGTACAAGGGATTAACATTGAACGGGTACTATCTCCTACTACCGGGCGTACCGATTCTCGCATATTTTACAGAAATCCGGCAAGAAACCGGCATGTATCTCGATGGGAAGCAACTTATGACAGAGATGTTTTTGCATCCGGGTAACGGTCCGGATCACGGCTGGCTGCGAACGTTCAATCTTGAAGGGGAGCAGTTGTGTTATCGGCTCGGAAACGGGGAGCTGCAAGTGCGCGAAACGGGAGGCTATACTTTTGGACGAGAAGAACAGAAGGGGATCATGCATGTTGTGACCGATGAATCTGTCATCCAGCCGTCGGTATACTCAAACAAGGAGGTTAGTTGTCTTTCCTTCTCTCACCATTTGTGGCTACCGAACGGAACCTTGAACACATTGGCTCCGATATTTTTTGTCTTCACTGACGACATTTTGCCGCAGGGTGCCTTAAAAGAGCTTCGCGGTCTCACATTCAAAAACACGAAATCTCTCCATACAAAAAAAATTATCTTTTCATGA
- a CDS encoding DUF6138 family protein — protein MSNAKGRVSVTDIEQDFISPKVKIKHSEPTELLSEEQVREQVAPELALFMQRKLNSLQFSTLIDYMFTFSGKFRVQEGEEEKTSGTNHLLYRNEARIGKVSYLFAVC, from the coding sequence ATGTCGAATGCCAAGGGGAGGGTTAGTGTAACAGATATTGAGCAAGATTTCATTTCGCCGAAAGTAAAAATCAAGCATAGCGAACCTACCGAACTATTGTCCGAGGAACAAGTCAGGGAGCAGGTTGCACCTGAACTTGCCTTATTTATGCAGCGAAAATTGAACAGTCTCCAGTTCTCGACATTAATTGATTATATGTTTACGTTCTCGGGCAAGTTTCGGGTACAAGAAGGCGAAGAAGAAAAAACTTCTGGAACGAATCACCTATTATATCGAAACGAAGCTCGAATCGGGAAAGTATCCTATTTATTTGCCGTTTGCTAA
- a CDS encoding DUF6138 family protein — MLKQGFPHSYQIKLKSSAKQFLPIKRIIWKRSTRSTSFSVIHKKSALSFLY, encoded by the coding sequence TTGCTAAAACAAGGCTTTCCTCATAGCTATCAAATCAAGCTAAAATCCAGTGCTAAACAGTTTTTGCCCATTAAAAGAATTATATGGAAAAGGTCGACGAGGAGCACCAGTTTTTCGGTTATTCATAAAAAAAGCGCGTTATCCTTTCTATATTGA
- a CDS encoding BlaI/MecI/CopY family transcriptional regulator: protein MKDLPKISEAEWEVMKILWSKSPQTANEVIDALEGQKEWKPKTVRTLISRLLQKKVISYHQETSKTYLYYPLVSQDDYLQAETQSFLKRLYGGALKPLLVNFLQEQKLSSEEINELKRILDDKIETELKTDRRKDR, encoded by the coding sequence ATGAAAGATCTACCTAAAATATCCGAGGCAGAGTGGGAAGTAATGAAAATCCTTTGGTCAAAGTCCCCTCAAACGGCTAATGAGGTGATCGATGCTTTGGAGGGACAAAAGGAGTGGAAACCCAAAACTGTCCGTACACTCATTAGCCGATTGCTTCAAAAAAAAGTAATATCCTATCATCAAGAAACGAGCAAAACATATTTGTATTATCCTTTGGTCTCGCAAGACGACTATCTACAAGCCGAAACGCAGTCTTTTCTTAAGCGCTTGTATGGGGGCGCATTAAAGCCATTGCTTGTTAACTTTTTGCAGGAACAGAAATTATCTTCGGAAGAAATTAACGAACTTAAACGTATTCTCGATGATAAGATAGAGACAGAGCTAAAGACCGATCGAAGAAAGGATAGATAA
- a CDS encoding M56 family metallopeptidase, which yields MNVDYLSLSLLNFFDWVLKTSMMASVLVGLILLMKVILRNKLPPRWHYILWLIIMVRLLLPWAPESSYSVYNFFLYDHGPSQTSDVSPINKIMLDVSDSTAPIEEKQEPTISVSATEKKQDSTSISMYTFAFYVWLLGVVCLCIHTVIVNRRVYIHIKQQPAITDREIVDLFEECKKTMAIKQAIPLVLAGKISSPTVLGFIRPRVLLSDSLIRTLDHKQLGFIFYHELGHVKRRDVAINCLMHGLLILHWFNPILWYAYYRMREDQEIACDALALTFIGSEQKENYGHTLISLLEYYSKSQSLSSLANLTGYTKQLKRRMIMIKTFQKKSYRWSALGLASLLALSSVSLVNAKETGQYSQESLDVNLPSSPLIAAEVNRSSFATEQESNPIQQEREMIEQGEGFWSKELTVDEFMAQKGMKSALESFYDKFPSAKAKITGSKVQSISNGEKKNEISLLLINNKKESFDLIFDTKTKKVTKCVQLVFDITESELPETVQASLDTVYSLSSEMKNLKLRASTMYSDTMEGGEQSKTYYFRFSDGGKVENNNKEFDIKLDETGKVQYFDFTKLPLVNIKGNTKEGSYCVYAYIL from the coding sequence GTGAACGTAGACTATCTAAGTCTCTCTCTATTGAATTTCTTTGATTGGGTATTAAAGACTTCTATGATGGCCAGTGTGTTGGTAGGGCTTATTTTACTGATGAAAGTTATATTACGGAACAAGCTACCGCCCAGATGGCATTATATACTATGGCTTATCATCATGGTACGATTACTTCTCCCATGGGCGCCTGAGAGTTCATATAGTGTGTATAATTTTTTCCTCTACGATCATGGACCCTCTCAAACGTCAGATGTATCTCCCATTAACAAAATCATGCTGGATGTTTCAGATTCGACTGCTCCTATTGAAGAAAAACAAGAGCCGACGATTTCAGTTTCTGCTACAGAGAAAAAACAAGATTCAACGAGTATTTCAATGTATACGTTCGCGTTTTATGTGTGGCTTTTAGGCGTTGTTTGTCTTTGTATTCACACCGTTATTGTAAACCGACGTGTTTATATACATATTAAACAACAACCTGCTATTACGGATCGAGAAATCGTTGACTTGTTTGAAGAGTGTAAAAAAACAATGGCAATCAAGCAAGCCATTCCTTTAGTTCTAGCAGGAAAAATTTCAAGTCCGACTGTTCTCGGGTTTATACGCCCTAGAGTTCTGTTGTCTGATTCATTGATAAGAACATTAGATCATAAGCAGTTAGGGTTTATTTTCTATCATGAATTAGGTCATGTTAAACGAAGGGACGTTGCCATCAATTGCTTGATGCATGGATTACTCATTTTGCATTGGTTTAATCCGATTCTGTGGTATGCCTACTATCGAATGCGTGAAGATCAGGAGATAGCATGCGACGCACTTGCTCTTACATTTATCGGTAGTGAACAAAAAGAAAACTATGGTCATACCCTTATTAGTCTTTTAGAGTATTATTCCAAGTCACAATCCCTATCGAGTTTAGCCAATCTAACTGGGTATACGAAACAATTAAAAAGGAGAATGATCATGATTAAAACCTTTCAAAAAAAGTCTTATCGTTGGTCGGCACTTGGATTAGCTTCCTTACTCGCTCTATCTTCTGTTTCATTAGTCAATGCAAAAGAAACGGGTCAGTATTCCCAAGAATCATTAGATGTTAACCTTCCATCCTCCCCTTTGATAGCTGCGGAAGTAAACCGTTCCTCTTTTGCAACTGAACAGGAAAGTAATCCAATCCAACAAGAAAGGGAAATGATTGAACAAGGGGAAGGTTTTTGGTCTAAGGAATTGACTGTTGATGAATTTATGGCCCAGAAAGGAATGAAATCGGCATTAGAATCATTTTATGATAAATTTCCATCAGCAAAAGCAAAAATCACAGGTAGTAAAGTTCAAAGTATAAGCAATGGTGAAAAGAAAAATGAGATTTCTTTGTTATTGATAAATAATAAGAAAGAGTCATTTGACTTAATTTTTGATACAAAGACAAAGAAGGTGACAAAGTGTGTTCAATTAGTATTCGATATTACTGAATCCGAGTTACCAGAAACAGTTCAAGCATCTTTGGATACAGTCTATAGTCTTTCATCAGAAATGAAGAACCTTAAGCTTCGTGCTTCCACTATGTATTCCGATACAATGGAAGGAGGGGAACAGTCGAAAACATATTATTTTCGATTTAGTGATGGTGGGAAAGTAGAGAATAACAATAAAGAGTTTGATATAAAGCTTGATGAAACAGGTAAAGTTCAATATTTTGACTTCACAAAATTACCTTTAGTCAATATTAAAGGAAACACAAAAGAGGGGAGCTATTGTGTTTATGCCTACATCCTCTGA
- a CDS encoding sigma-70 family RNA polymerase sigma factor has translation MIIKQNIEQDVWLAKRGDSDAFSRLIRTYERNLYGLARTYLKRDEDCADAVQEAIFKAFKAIHTLKEPAYFKTWLFRILIHECIQLLRKQKRTRIVKQSEWDVEAVNVPYEAIELKEAVTYLENDLRVVIQLHYYEDVPIKQIAELVGVPEGTVKSRLYRARTLLAEELESSQERKVDHDPKLTPELCHNDFAPLPSSVCKRINERFFTFLWKQILLSRCRYVLLCD, from the coding sequence GTGATTATCAAGCAAAATATTGAGCAGGATGTCTGGCTTGCTAAACGTGGAGACAGTGATGCCTTTAGTAGATTGATTCGAACCTATGAACGAAATCTGTATGGCTTGGCGCGTACGTACCTGAAGCGAGATGAGGATTGCGCTGACGCGGTGCAGGAAGCGATTTTCAAAGCGTTCAAGGCCATACATACCTTAAAAGAACCTGCTTATTTTAAAACATGGCTGTTCCGTATTCTCATTCACGAATGCATTCAATTGCTGCGGAAGCAAAAACGAACACGAATTGTTAAACAGTCCGAATGGGATGTTGAAGCAGTAAATGTCCCATACGAAGCCATTGAATTAAAGGAAGCTGTTACGTATTTGGAGAACGACCTTCGTGTCGTCATCCAGCTTCATTATTATGAGGATGTACCGATTAAGCAAATCGCTGAGCTTGTAGGTGTCCCAGAAGGTACGGTGAAATCTAGGCTGTACCGGGCTCGTACACTCTTGGCTGAAGAGCTCGAATCCTCCCAGGAAAGGAAAGTGGACCATGACCCGAAATTAACGCCGGAGCTTTGTCATAACGACTTTGCTCCACTGCCTTCCAGCGTATGCAAACGAATCAATGAAAGATTCTTTACATTCCTGTGGAAGCAGATATTACTCAGTCGATGCCGTTATGTCTTATTATGCGATTGA